The window CGTGGTGGGCATCGGCTATGACTGCCCCGACGCACAGCTGTGGCACAGGTTCGGCACAGGGCGCCCCCACCGGTGGGCGACACAGTGGCGGCATGTCGTTGAGGGCGAAGCTGATCGCCGAGCAGGTGGTGCTGCTGGCCATGGTGTGCCTGGTCATCGGGGTGGTGACGATCGTCGGCCTGCGCACTTTCCTGGTCGGCCAGCTCGACGGTCAGCTCACCGACGCCAGCCGCCGGGCGCTGGTGTTCGTCGGCCGCGACCGTGGGCTGCCCAGCCCGCCGCCGCCGATCAACGCCCCAGGTCAGGGGCCGGGCACGATCAACGCGCTGCTCGTGCGCGGCTCGGTGTACGACGCGGCCCGGCAGACCAGTTCCGGGTTCAGCCAGTCGCTGCGGACCGAGCTGCACAGCGTGCTGCTGGCGCTGCCGACCGACGGCGAGGCCCACGACCGCGCGCTGGGCGAACTGGGTGACTACCGGCTGCTGGCGACCCGATCGCTCGACGAGGACGTCGTGGTGATCACCGGGCTGCCGCTGGGCGCGGTCGACGACACGATCCTCACCACCGGGCTGTTGCTCGGCGGGATCACGCTGCTCGGCCTGACCATCGCCGGGGTCGCCGGCGTGCTGATCGTGCGGCGCACCCTGCGTCCGCTCGACCGGATGGCCGCGACCGCCGCCCGGGTCGCGGAACTGCCACTCGACCGCGGGGAGGTGGCGCTGTCGGTGCGGGTTCCGACGGTCTACACCGACCCGCGAACCGAGGTCGGGAAGGTCGGTTCCGCGCTGAACCGGATGCTCGGCCACATCGGGGCCGCCCTCACCGCGCGGCACGCCAGCGAGTCCAGGGTGCGCCAGTTCGTCGCCGACGCCAGCCATGAACTGCGCACACCGCTGGCGGCGATCCGCGGGTACGCCGAACTGGCCCAGCGCCGGGGTGTGGACGTGACCCACGCGCTGTCGCGGGTCGAATCCGAGGCCAAACGCATGACCATCCTGGTCGACGACCTGCTGTTGCTGGCCCGTCTCGACGCGGGCCGCCCGCTGCGGCAGGAGACCCTCGACCTGTCCCGGCTGGTGCTCGACGCCGTGGGCGACGCGCGGGTCGCGGGTCAGGACCACCGGTGGCGGCTCGACCTGCCCGCCGACCCGGTCATGATGCGCGGCGACGAGGCGCGGCTGCACCAGGTCGCCGCGAACCTGCTGGCCAACGGCCGCACCCACACCCCACTGGGCACGACGATCACCACCAGGCTGGTGGTCGACGGCGACGAGGTGGTCCTCACCGTCGCCGATGACGGCCCGGGCATCCCCGACGCGCTGCTGCCCGAGGTGTTCGAGCGGTTCGCCCGCGGCGACGGCTCCCGGTCGCGCGCGCAGGGCAGCACCGGCCTGGGCCTGGCGATCGTGGCGGCGGTCGTGCACACCCACCACGGCACGGTGACGGTGACGAGCAAGCCCGGGAACACCGTGTTCACCGTGCGGCTGCCCACGCACAGCTGACGCACAGGGCGGTCACACGGTCAGCCCAGCGCGGATCGAGAGCGTGGCGCCATGACACAGACCGCCGAACCTCCCGTGCTCCCCCGCGGGCATCGAGCCGCGCTCGTCGTGCTGCTCCTGGCCACCGCCGCCCTGTATTGCTGGGATCTGGGTGCCTCAGGCTGGGCGAACGCGTACTACTCCGCCGCGGCGCAAGCCGGGTCGCAGGACTGGTCGGCGCTGCTGTTCGC is drawn from Actinokineospora alba and contains these coding sequences:
- a CDS encoding sensor histidine kinase — protein: MSLRAKLIAEQVVLLAMVCLVIGVVTIVGLRTFLVGQLDGQLTDASRRALVFVGRDRGLPSPPPPINAPGQGPGTINALLVRGSVYDAARQTSSGFSQSLRTELHSVLLALPTDGEAHDRALGELGDYRLLATRSLDEDVVVITGLPLGAVDDTILTTGLLLGGITLLGLTIAGVAGVLIVRRTLRPLDRMAATAARVAELPLDRGEVALSVRVPTVYTDPRTEVGKVGSALNRMLGHIGAALTARHASESRVRQFVADASHELRTPLAAIRGYAELAQRRGVDVTHALSRVESEAKRMTILVDDLLLLARLDAGRPLRQETLDLSRLVLDAVGDARVAGQDHRWRLDLPADPVMMRGDEARLHQVAANLLANGRTHTPLGTTITTRLVVDGDEVVLTVADDGPGIPDALLPEVFERFARGDGSRSRAQGSTGLGLAIVAAVVHTHHGTVTVTSKPGNTVFTVRLPTHS